In the Natronobacterium texcoconense genome, one interval contains:
- a CDS encoding acyl-CoA dehydrogenase family protein — MEPLDDSIVPENAHEIKAEAREFADEHIRPNAEEYFSSGEYPHEILEAGQEANLVAQDIPEKWGGRGLDLPQLLAITEEFYRADAGIALTLQLASFGCEITYEYGSDEQCEEYLRPVAEGDQLSGLAVSEPDTGSDLAGMQTRAEKEGDEWVINGEKYWIGNGVEADWITLYARTGDDEENRYGNHSMFIVPTDADGYEAEHIPEKMAMRASKQAHVEFDDCRIPEENLIGTEGAGFWMLAEFFNHGRVVVAGHGLGIAAAALEEAWEFTHDREEFGRTINEFQAVQHGLADMLLEFESARALAWRACEKVQEGENAGYWAAMAKTKATETAVGVSEQGMQFHGGRSVLDERRIARTYRDARIPVIYEGANEIQRNLIYGQAP, encoded by the coding sequence ATGGAGCCACTCGACGACAGCATCGTCCCGGAGAACGCACACGAGATAAAGGCCGAAGCCCGCGAATTCGCCGACGAGCACATCCGTCCGAACGCCGAGGAGTATTTCAGTTCGGGTGAGTACCCCCACGAGATCCTCGAAGCCGGCCAGGAGGCGAACCTCGTCGCCCAGGACATCCCCGAGAAATGGGGCGGCCGCGGGCTCGACCTCCCCCAGTTGCTCGCAATCACCGAAGAGTTCTACCGGGCCGACGCCGGTATCGCGCTGACGCTGCAACTCGCGAGTTTCGGCTGTGAGATCACCTACGAGTACGGCAGCGACGAGCAGTGCGAGGAGTACCTCCGGCCGGTCGCAGAGGGCGACCAGCTCTCGGGACTGGCCGTCTCGGAACCCGACACCGGAAGCGACCTCGCGGGGATGCAAACGCGCGCCGAAAAGGAGGGAGACGAGTGGGTCATCAACGGCGAGAAGTACTGGATCGGCAACGGCGTCGAGGCCGACTGGATCACCCTCTACGCCCGCACGGGCGACGACGAGGAGAACCGGTACGGCAACCACTCGATGTTCATCGTCCCGACCGACGCCGACGGCTACGAGGCCGAACACATCCCCGAGAAGATGGCGATGCGCGCCTCGAAGCAGGCCCACGTCGAGTTCGACGACTGCCGGATCCCCGAGGAGAACCTGATCGGCACCGAGGGCGCGGGGTTCTGGATGCTCGCGGAGTTTTTCAACCACGGCCGAGTCGTCGTCGCCGGCCACGGACTCGGCATCGCCGCGGCCGCCCTCGAGGAAGCCTGGGAGTTCACCCACGACCGCGAGGAGTTCGGCCGGACGATAAACGAGTTCCAGGCCGTCCAGCACGGTCTCGCCGATATGTTACTCGAGTTCGAGAGCGCTCGAGCGCTGGCCTGGCGTGCCTGCGAGAAAGTTCAGGAGGGCGAGAACGCCGGCTACTGGGCTGCGATGGCGAAGACGAAGGCGACCGAGACTGCCGTCGGCGTCTCCGAGCAAGGGATGCAGTTCCACGGTGGCCGCTCCGTTCTCGACGAGCGACGGATCGCTCGCACCTATCGCGACGCCCGCATTCCGGTCATCTACGAAGGGGCAAACGAGATCCAGCGGAACCTGATCTACGGGCAGGCGCCGTAG
- a CDS encoding cupin domain-containing protein, with protein MSYRKVNYEDVDQVSSAMHFLSDPLETDQVGVTVARCDPGWKSKPHDHTDNDHEEVYVLIEGEATVVVDDEPVEMETGDALSIPPESTRQIRNGDEESAFVLVSAPSIADDEEGDEWLLSGFAG; from the coding sequence ATGAGCTATCGAAAGGTCAACTACGAGGACGTCGACCAGGTCTCGAGCGCGATGCACTTCCTGTCGGACCCACTCGAGACCGATCAGGTCGGCGTGACCGTCGCTCGCTGTGACCCGGGCTGGAAGAGCAAACCGCACGACCACACCGACAACGACCACGAGGAGGTCTACGTCCTCATCGAGGGCGAGGCGACGGTCGTCGTCGACGACGAACCCGTCGAGATGGAGACCGGCGACGCGCTCTCGATTCCGCCGGAGTCGACCCGACAGATCCGCAACGGCGACGAAGAGAGCGCGTTCGTCCTCGTCAGCGCACCGAGTATCGCGGACGACGAGGAGGGCGACGAGTGGTTGCTCTCGGGCTTTGCAGGGTGA
- the nikR gene encoding nickel-responsive transcriptional regulator NikR, with the protein MAVVSVSMPDELLERLDQFADEHGYTGRSEVVREASRNLLGEFEDTRLEDRELMGIVTVLFDYETTSVEERMMHLRHEHEDLVASNFHSHVGDHYCMELFVLEGELEDISTFVGKIRATQDALTVDYSVIPVDEFDPIAQGR; encoded by the coding sequence ATGGCAGTCGTAAGCGTCTCGATGCCCGACGAACTCCTCGAGCGACTCGACCAGTTCGCCGACGAACACGGCTACACCGGCCGCAGCGAGGTCGTCCGCGAGGCCTCCCGGAACCTGCTCGGCGAGTTCGAGGACACCCGACTCGAGGATCGAGAACTGATGGGGATCGTCACGGTCCTGTTCGACTACGAGACCACCAGCGTCGAAGAGCGCATGATGCACCTGCGCCACGAACACGAGGACCTCGTCGCCTCGAACTTCCACAGCCACGTCGGCGACCACTACTGTATGGAACTGTTCGTGCTCGAGGGTGAACTCGAGGACATCTCGACGTTCGTCGGCAAGATCCGCGCGACCCAGGACGCGCTGACGGTCGACTACTCGGTCATCCCGGTCGACGAGTTCGATCCGATCGCACAGGGCCGATAA
- a CDS encoding creatininase family protein, translated as MYLADRTWPELAETSEQSLAVVPLGSTEQHGPHLPEGTDHMIAEALAREATDRAGVLCTPPIPIGVSSHHRQFHGTLWVDAPVFRDYVESLSRNLTYHGIDRIVYVNAHGGNVAHLREVGRRLHEDRTAYAVEWMWNESIPDLIDEVFETPGPHGGPKETAMIMHIARELVREDRLEDARDGGVVFDYDAERVHGATTFYDAIENSPNGVFGDQTEATPEIGKRLFEAATDQLVALLEWLEAQPLEDLLPEPHVESRAGKR; from the coding sequence ATGTACCTGGCAGATCGGACCTGGCCGGAACTCGCGGAGACGTCCGAGCAGTCACTCGCCGTCGTTCCGCTGGGATCGACTGAACAACACGGTCCACACCTCCCGGAGGGGACCGACCACATGATCGCCGAGGCGCTCGCACGCGAAGCGACCGACAGGGCCGGCGTCCTCTGTACCCCGCCGATCCCGATCGGCGTCAGTTCCCACCATCGGCAGTTCCACGGCACGCTGTGGGTCGACGCACCAGTCTTCCGGGACTACGTCGAGAGCCTCTCGCGGAACCTCACCTACCACGGAATCGACCGCATCGTCTACGTCAACGCCCATGGTGGCAACGTCGCCCACCTCCGCGAGGTCGGCCGCAGGCTGCACGAGGACCGGACGGCCTACGCGGTCGAGTGGATGTGGAACGAGTCGATCCCCGACCTGATCGACGAGGTCTTCGAGACCCCCGGCCCCCACGGCGGCCCCAAGGAGACCGCGATGATCATGCACATCGCCCGCGAACTCGTCCGCGAGGACCGCCTCGAGGACGCTCGCGACGGTGGCGTCGTCTTCGACTACGACGCCGAGCGTGTTCACGGCGCAACCACGTTCTACGACGCCATCGAGAACAGTCCAAACGGCGTCTTCGGCGACCAGACAGAAGCGACGCCCGAGATCGGAAAGCGGCTGTTCGAGGCCGCGACCGACCAACTGGTAGCCCTGCTCGAGTGGCTCGAGGCCCAGCCGCTCGAGGACCTCCTGCCGGAGCCACACGTCGAGTCGCGGGCCGGGAAGCGATAG
- a CDS encoding PAS domain-containing protein: MSERTEPSDTESGFWTAGDEETVLQSFRTLVETIDGGVFQLDETDRLVAVDDTLLEATAYAREELLGEHVSTLLTEPKRLEQVPAAGVNEAASLEVTILTAAGEPISATLRLKDLDGEGVDGAIGVVRDLAESNERAGSIPPIEAATTVLDEADVGVFVLDASFDVAWINEPTERYFGLERSAVLGRDKRRLIEETIQERVAEPDAFAETVTATYDDNSYVERFECRVTPDEDREERWLEHWSKPIEHGRYAGGRIELYYDVTDQHERFVQLRRLNEAIRTWLDRDSREAVADVASRHVRNILGLEINAIYLYDEETATLEPAGWSDPAEELIGDHPRFSEGEGIAWRVFESGESRIYDDVTADASVFNPETVIRSEICLPIGEQGVLLAGSPEPAVFDEGDLSLANLAASTLEAIFDRIRNERMLEYERDRVEELLETEVSEVFGRISDGFYALDEDWRFTYVNERAEELLGHSSEELVGNVIWDVFPGATRSDLMGRYHEAMASQEPVSWERYSQTLDIWMEIQAYPSESGLSVYFRDITERKENRRRLEASEERYRTLVENFPDGVVTLFDDELRYTAAGGELLDELQIGDGVTVGQTIYEQYPDEFAAEIEPQFRAALEGEERSFEVNYRGRVLSAHTLPITIGGSVDAGMLVVQDVTERHDYHRQLEASNERLEQFAYAASHDLQEPLRMVSSYLQLIERRYENDLDDDGQEFLEYAVDGAERMKEMIDGLLEYSRVESRGKPLEPVDLECVLEDIREDLALQIEDADADVTVESLPRVLGDAGQLRRLFQNLLSNAIVYSGDEPPVIQVSAERVGDDWAITVRDEGIGIDLDQQERIFEVFQRLHSQEEQPGTGIGLALCRRIVERHGGEIRVDSEPGEGSAFVVTLPAVDGV; the protein is encoded by the coding sequence ATGAGCGAACGGACGGAGCCGTCCGATACGGAGTCGGGATTCTGGACGGCCGGGGACGAGGAGACCGTACTCCAGTCGTTCCGGACGCTCGTCGAGACGATCGACGGTGGTGTCTTCCAGCTAGACGAAACCGACCGACTCGTTGCAGTCGACGATACCCTTCTCGAGGCGACGGCCTACGCCCGCGAGGAGTTACTCGGGGAGCACGTTTCGACGCTGCTGACGGAGCCGAAACGACTCGAGCAAGTGCCGGCAGCGGGAGTCAACGAGGCCGCGTCACTCGAGGTCACGATACTGACCGCTGCGGGGGAGCCGATCTCCGCGACGCTTCGGTTGAAGGATCTGGACGGCGAAGGGGTCGACGGCGCTATCGGCGTGGTGCGAGACCTCGCGGAGTCTAACGAGCGAGCGGGATCGATCCCCCCGATCGAAGCCGCGACGACGGTACTGGACGAGGCGGACGTCGGCGTCTTCGTTCTCGACGCGTCGTTCGACGTCGCGTGGATCAACGAGCCGACCGAACGGTACTTCGGTCTCGAGCGATCGGCCGTACTCGGCCGGGACAAGCGTCGGCTGATCGAGGAGACGATACAGGAGCGGGTCGCGGAGCCGGACGCGTTCGCCGAGACCGTCACGGCCACCTACGACGACAACAGCTACGTCGAACGCTTCGAGTGTCGCGTCACACCCGACGAGGACCGCGAGGAACGATGGCTCGAGCACTGGAGCAAGCCGATCGAGCACGGCCGCTATGCCGGCGGCCGGATCGAACTCTACTACGACGTCACCGACCAGCACGAACGGTTCGTCCAGTTACGACGGCTGAACGAGGCCATCCGTACGTGGCTGGACCGGGATTCCCGGGAGGCAGTCGCGGACGTCGCGAGCCGACACGTGCGAAATATCCTCGGACTTGAGATCAACGCGATCTACCTCTACGACGAGGAGACGGCGACACTCGAACCGGCGGGCTGGTCGGATCCGGCCGAGGAACTGATCGGCGACCATCCGAGGTTTTCAGAAGGTGAGGGGATTGCCTGGCGCGTCTTCGAGTCCGGCGAGTCACGGATTTACGACGACGTCACGGCCGACGCTAGCGTGTTCAACCCCGAGACGGTGATTCGAAGCGAGATCTGTCTCCCAATCGGAGAGCAGGGGGTCCTCCTCGCCGGATCGCCGGAACCGGCCGTGTTCGACGAGGGCGACCTCTCGCTTGCGAACCTCGCCGCCTCGACCCTCGAGGCGATTTTCGATCGGATTCGGAACGAACGCATGCTCGAATACGAACGCGACCGGGTGGAGGAACTGCTCGAGACCGAGGTGAGCGAGGTGTTCGGCCGCATTTCGGACGGTTTCTACGCGCTCGACGAGGACTGGCGATTTACCTACGTCAACGAGCGCGCCGAGGAGTTGCTCGGCCACTCGAGCGAGGAACTCGTCGGGAACGTCATCTGGGACGTCTTCCCGGGTGCAACCCGGTCCGATCTCATGGGGCGATACCACGAGGCGATGGCGAGCCAGGAACCCGTCTCCTGGGAACGCTACTCGCAGACTCTCGACATCTGGATGGAGATCCAGGCGTACCCCTCCGAGAGCGGACTGTCGGTGTACTTCCGTGATATAACCGAACGCAAGGAGAATCGGCGCAGACTCGAGGCCAGCGAGGAGCGCTACCGGACGCTCGTCGAGAACTTCCCCGACGGCGTCGTCACCCTGTTCGACGACGAGTTGCGGTATACGGCCGCGGGCGGCGAACTCCTCGACGAACTCCAAATCGGCGACGGGGTGACGGTCGGCCAGACGATCTACGAACAGTACCCCGACGAGTTCGCCGCGGAGATCGAACCACAGTTCAGGGCCGCACTCGAGGGCGAGGAACGGTCGTTCGAGGTCAACTATCGCGGCCGGGTGCTGTCGGCCCACACGCTTCCGATCACGATCGGCGGATCGGTCGACGCGGGCATGCTCGTCGTCCAGGACGTCACCGAGCGCCACGACTACCACCGACAGCTCGAGGCGTCCAACGAACGACTCGAGCAGTTCGCCTACGCCGCCTCCCACGACCTCCAGGAGCCCCTGCGGATGGTCTCGAGCTACCTCCAGTTGATCGAGCGCCGATACGAGAACGACCTCGACGACGATGGACAGGAGTTCCTCGAGTACGCCGTCGACGGCGCCGAGCGCATGAAAGAGATGATCGACGGCCTGCTCGAATACTCCCGGGTCGAGAGTCGCGGTAAGCCACTCGAGCCGGTCGATCTCGAGTGTGTTCTCGAAGATATCCGGGAAGACCTCGCGTTACAGATCGAGGACGCGGACGCCGACGTGACGGTCGAGTCGTTGCCCCGGGTGCTCGGTGACGCCGGTCAGCTCCGGCGACTGTTCCAGAACCTGTTGTCGAACGCGATCGTTTACAGCGGTGACGAACCGCCAGTGATCCAGGTCTCGGCCGAACGGGTTGGCGACGACTGGGCAATTACAGTCCGCGACGAGGGGATCGGTATCGACCTCGACCAGCAAGAACGGATCTTCGAGGTGTTCCAGCGACTCCACAGTCAGGAAGAGCAGCCGGGAACTGGAATCGGGCTGGCGCTGTGTCGACGGATCGTCGAGCGTCACGGCGGCGAGATCCGCGTCGACTCCGAACCCGGCGAGGGATCGGCGTTCGTGGTGACGTTGCCCGCGGTAGATGGGGTGTAG
- a CDS encoding O-methyltransferase, whose protein sequence is MVDVLSDEIEQFVRTVGPDPDETLAEMDEYAREEGFPHVGPEVGGVLRLLARLTDAERIFEFGSGYGYSAYWFAEALPENGEIVLTEVDEDELEMARDYMAQGGYDDLAQYELGDALEAIDRYDGPFDVTLIDHQKHRYVEAFEAVREKVPTGGVVVADNAIAAGIIEFDKLQELIETDATAAEIDANEHTEGIADYLEHVTTDPAFETVLLPLGEGIAVSYRVE, encoded by the coding sequence ATGGTCGACGTCCTCAGCGACGAGATCGAGCAGTTCGTACGGACCGTCGGACCCGACCCCGACGAGACGCTCGCCGAGATGGACGAGTACGCTCGCGAGGAGGGATTCCCCCACGTCGGGCCCGAAGTTGGCGGCGTCCTCCGACTGCTGGCCCGGCTGACCGACGCCGAGCGGATCTTCGAGTTCGGTTCCGGCTACGGCTACTCCGCGTACTGGTTCGCCGAGGCGTTGCCCGAAAACGGCGAGATCGTCCTCACCGAAGTCGACGAGGACGAACTCGAGATGGCCCGCGACTACATGGCCCAGGGCGGCTACGACGACCTCGCGCAGTACGAACTCGGCGACGCGCTCGAGGCGATCGATCGATACGACGGTCCGTTCGACGTGACGTTGATCGACCACCAGAAACACCGGTACGTCGAAGCGTTCGAGGCCGTCCGGGAGAAGGTTCCGACGGGTGGCGTCGTCGTCGCGGACAACGCTATCGCTGCGGGGATCATCGAGTTCGACAAACTGCAGGAACTGATCGAGACCGACGCCACGGCAGCAGAAATCGACGCCAACGAACATACGGAAGGGATCGCCGACTACCTCGAACACGTCACGACGGATCCGGCGTTCGAGACTGTCCTGTTACCGCTCGGAGAAGGGATCGCAGTCAGTTACCGCGTGGAGTAG
- a CDS encoding ArsR/SmtB family transcription factor → MGRLLPTTPDATIERSEEPRLLCIDDEQSTQVLQALSSDTSQRIFRTLNEEPMTPRDVADELDSSLQSVGYHLENLEEAGLITVLDTCYSEKGQEMKVYGPPREPLVLFFGPSDDQPGLTAAFERFAGAIGLTAVPLAIGQALARLFGADE, encoded by the coding sequence ATGGGACGTCTCCTGCCGACGACACCCGACGCGACGATCGAGCGCAGCGAGGAGCCACGGTTGCTGTGTATCGACGACGAGCAATCGACGCAGGTTCTCCAGGCGCTTTCCTCGGATACCAGCCAGCGGATATTCCGAACGCTCAACGAGGAACCCATGACGCCGCGGGACGTCGCCGACGAACTCGACAGTTCACTGCAAAGCGTCGGCTACCACCTCGAGAACCTGGAGGAAGCAGGACTCATCACGGTACTTGACACCTGTTACTCGGAGAAAGGCCAGGAGATGAAGGTGTACGGCCCACCCAGGGAGCCACTGGTGCTCTTTTTCGGTCCGTCGGACGATCAGCCAGGACTGACTGCGGCGTTCGAGCGGTTTGCTGGCGCGATCGGACTTACGGCTGTCCCGCTGGCCATCGGTCAGGCGCTCGCGCGGCTGTTCGGTGCCGACGAGTGA
- a CDS encoding ABC transporter ATP-binding protein translates to MSLLETSDVRKRFDDRRVLEGVDLAVEAGELVVLMGPNGAGKSVLLSCLAGSATPDDGTISLFDGCGPTDPAAKGRTSVTLQGGIADPGLTGRENIAFYRDLHPSAGNRWRELADRFGIADDLDRPVQEYSGGMVRRLEATIALSADVPLYLLDEPTAELDLSVVQTIHETIRELTDEGRTVVLSSHAPLDADVADRLVFLTDGSVVASGPPDELLSTLPTVVRARGTSLPTERLLEGQTFGNGDEQRAFLPPETSVDDLEIGDGALGERDRSTYTDLFNYYAHVRSENRSERTQ, encoded by the coding sequence ATGAGCCTGCTCGAGACCAGCGACGTTCGGAAACGCTTCGACGACCGGCGCGTCCTCGAGGGCGTCGATCTCGCCGTCGAGGCCGGCGAACTCGTCGTACTCATGGGGCCCAATGGGGCAGGGAAGTCGGTACTGCTGTCGTGTCTCGCAGGGAGCGCAACTCCCGACGATGGAACGATCAGCCTGTTCGACGGCTGTGGACCCACCGATCCCGCGGCGAAGGGGCGGACGAGCGTCACGTTACAGGGTGGAATCGCCGATCCGGGTCTCACCGGTCGCGAAAACATCGCGTTCTACCGGGATCTCCACCCGTCGGCCGGGAACCGATGGCGAGAACTCGCGGATCGGTTCGGGATCGCGGACGACCTCGATCGACCGGTTCAGGAGTACTCCGGCGGGATGGTACGGCGACTGGAGGCGACGATCGCGCTCTCGGCCGACGTCCCGCTGTACCTGCTGGACGAACCGACCGCTGAACTCGACCTCTCCGTCGTCCAGACGATCCACGAGACGATTCGAGAACTGACCGACGAGGGGCGGACCGTCGTCCTCTCGAGTCACGCACCGCTCGACGCCGACGTCGCCGACCGACTCGTCTTTCTCACCGACGGCAGCGTCGTCGCCAGCGGCCCGCCCGACGAACTGCTGTCGACGCTTCCGACGGTCGTTCGGGCGCGTGGAACGTCGCTCCCGACAGAGCGGCTCCTCGAGGGACAGACGTTCGGAAACGGCGACGAACAGCGTGCGTTCCTGCCGCCGGAGACCAGCGTCGACGACCTCGAGATCGGTGATGGAGCGCTCGGAGAGCGCGATCGGTCGACCTACACCGACCTGTTCAACTATTACGCTCACGTCCGGAGCGAGAACCGATCCGAGCGAACCCAGTAG
- a CDS encoding ABC transporter permease, whose protein sequence is MTDATHADGVSLRRETGTVPWTRQAWAFARRHLQQLVRRKTIAALTIAWPICWYALTLVLFVDDADALTRAALGMTFGLFGAFTVTVAVFAGEFARDLETDRYRKLRAMPISPTADLAGRFTAGVAIGTGSYVATIVAAVATGARFEAITPTTIVVLVLTLVTFCLIAMALALLLAVAVPKPEYMTTIAVVTVLVAFYLTGQNGIVPHMIAGSPEIVNFAPNSLATRLQLVAWAGPENVGFMTPPDPPSLPEHVALLAGYGVGLVAVSVALVSRVAYGGE, encoded by the coding sequence ATGACGGATGCGACGCATGCGGACGGCGTCTCCCTTCGCCGGGAGACAGGAACCGTTCCCTGGACGCGACAGGCCTGGGCGTTCGCGCGCAGGCACCTGCAGCAACTCGTCCGGCGAAAGACGATCGCAGCCCTGACGATCGCGTGGCCGATCTGTTGGTACGCGCTGACGCTGGTCCTGTTCGTCGACGACGCGGACGCGCTCACGAGAGCGGCACTCGGGATGACGTTCGGCCTCTTCGGTGCGTTCACCGTCACCGTCGCGGTCTTCGCCGGGGAGTTCGCGCGCGATCTGGAGACCGATCGGTACCGAAAACTCAGGGCGATGCCGATCTCGCCGACGGCCGATCTCGCCGGTCGGTTCACCGCAGGGGTGGCGATCGGAACCGGTTCGTACGTCGCGACGATCGTCGCTGCCGTCGCCACCGGCGCTCGATTCGAAGCGATCACGCCGACGACGATAGTGGTTCTCGTGCTGACGCTGGTGACGTTCTGCCTGATCGCGATGGCACTCGCACTGTTGCTGGCCGTCGCAGTTCCGAAACCGGAGTACATGACGACGATCGCCGTCGTCACCGTCCTGGTCGCGTTCTATCTCACCGGCCAGAATGGGATCGTCCCCCACATGATCGCCGGTTCGCCCGAGATCGTGAATTTCGCACCCAATTCGCTCGCGACCCGACTCCAGCTCGTCGCCTGGGCTGGCCCCGAGAACGTCGGGTTCATGACGCCGCCCGATCCCCCGTCCCTGCCGGAACACGTCGCGTTGCTGGCGGGATACGGAGTTGGACTCGTCGCCGTCTCGGTCGCGCTCGTCAGTCGCGTCGCGTACGGAGGTGAGTGA
- a CDS encoding CPBP family intramembrane glutamic endopeptidase codes for MAPDTPTTDRVEPGSAGSWARRRRRLERTVEPLVDCSLEWVLALPFVPIAFTAFVMTAGITANQGADPGWPQWALIVPLGVAYAAIVYWLYREWDRATWRAAVVVRKPSTDEIGAALLATLVGIAIVVVGNNAAETVGLAPHDRGLVTSGAGIAALVFGTVVVAPIAEEILFRGLVLGHLVARGYGIVAASILSVLLFALVHVFMAGVVSIVVTGLLGALLTVLRLWYDNLVGAWLMHLSINVWGLLVTVGVVPVLW; via the coding sequence ATGGCTCCCGATACACCAACGACCGACCGAGTCGAACCGGGTTCCGCCGGTTCGTGGGCGAGACGGCGACGGCGACTCGAGCGGACGGTCGAACCGCTCGTCGACTGCTCGCTCGAGTGGGTACTCGCACTGCCGTTCGTCCCGATCGCGTTCACGGCATTCGTGATGACGGCGGGGATAACCGCCAACCAGGGTGCTGATCCGGGGTGGCCACAGTGGGCCCTGATCGTTCCGCTCGGCGTCGCGTACGCCGCCATCGTCTACTGGCTGTACCGGGAGTGGGATCGCGCGACGTGGCGGGCCGCCGTAGTCGTTCGTAAGCCCTCGACGGACGAGATCGGTGCTGCGCTCCTCGCGACACTCGTCGGAATCGCGATCGTCGTCGTCGGGAACAACGCCGCGGAGACGGTCGGACTCGCACCGCACGATCGTGGGCTGGTGACGAGTGGCGCAGGGATCGCGGCGCTGGTTTTCGGCACCGTCGTCGTCGCCCCGATCGCCGAGGAGATCCTCTTCCGGGGACTGGTTCTCGGTCACCTCGTTGCTCGCGGATACGGAATCGTGGCCGCGAGCATCCTCTCGGTACTGCTGTTCGCGCTCGTCCACGTATTCATGGCTGGCGTGGTGAGCATCGTCGTCACCGGACTGCTCGGTGCCCTGCTGACGGTGCTGCGGCTGTGGTACGACAACCTCGTCGGTGCGTGGCTGATGCACCTCTCGATCAACGTCTGGGGGCTTCTCGTCACGGTCGGCGTCGTTCCCGTGCTCTGGTGA
- a CDS encoding M20 family metallo-hydrolase: MSANANGNVLIDRDRLRSDIERNAEFGATEALKAQGHGRTVLSGTEANRRARDYLVERLEDAGLSVAIDTVGNIFGTWTPASADPDAAPVVAGSHLDSVPEGGIFDGPLGVYAALEAVRALQEAGVEPARPIAVVSFTEEEGTRFGGGLLGSSVATGHRTVEDALALTDDEGTTLEAALESIGYRGEGRLEPADWDAFLELHVEQDTRLEERAVPAGVVTTITGIVHANARFVGEADHAGTTGMKDRTDALVAASEFVLELERAGREFAGVGEDGPGTAVATVGKSHVRPNATNVVPGEVELGVDIRDVEAETMDRLLERARDCLDALEADRGVETELEIELEVEPAPMTDRCRNALQQSVADAGVESLSLHSGAAHDAMYVSRVTDAGMLFAPSRDGLSHTPREWTDWEDCATGARVLAEAIRRLASE; the protein is encoded by the coding sequence ATGAGTGCGAACGCGAACGGAAACGTCCTGATCGACCGGGACCGGCTTCGGTCCGACATCGAGCGAAACGCCGAGTTCGGCGCGACCGAGGCACTGAAGGCACAAGGACACGGTCGAACGGTCCTGTCCGGAACCGAGGCGAACCGTCGTGCTCGCGACTACCTCGTCGAACGACTCGAGGACGCCGGCCTCTCGGTCGCGATAGACACCGTCGGCAACATCTTCGGGACGTGGACGCCAGCCTCAGCCGACCCCGACGCTGCGCCGGTCGTCGCCGGGAGCCACCTCGATTCGGTTCCCGAGGGCGGTATCTTCGACGGGCCGCTGGGCGTCTACGCGGCGCTCGAGGCCGTCCGCGCCCTGCAGGAAGCCGGCGTGGAACCGGCACGACCGATCGCCGTCGTCTCGTTCACCGAGGAGGAAGGGACCCGTTTTGGCGGCGGCCTGCTCGGATCCAGCGTCGCCACGGGCCACCGCACGGTCGAGGACGCGCTCGCACTGACCGACGACGAAGGGACGACCCTCGAGGCGGCACTCGAGTCGATCGGCTACCGCGGCGAGGGGCGTCTCGAGCCGGCCGACTGGGACGCCTTCCTCGAGTTGCACGTCGAGCAGGACACGCGCCTCGAGGAGCGTGCGGTCCCGGCCGGCGTCGTCACGACGATCACGGGTATCGTCCACGCGAACGCTCGGTTCGTCGGCGAGGCAGATCACGCGGGGACCACCGGAATGAAGGACCGGACGGACGCCCTGGTAGCCGCCAGCGAGTTCGTCCTCGAACTCGAGCGGGCGGGCCGGGAGTTCGCAGGCGTCGGCGAAGACGGTCCAGGAACCGCCGTCGCGACCGTCGGAAAGAGTCACGTCCGGCCGAACGCAACCAACGTCGTCCCCGGCGAGGTCGAACTCGGCGTCGATATCAGGGACGTCGAGGCCGAGACGATGGATCGGCTCCTCGAGCGGGCGCGGGACTGCCTCGACGCCCTCGAGGCCGACCGCGGCGTCGAAACGGAACTCGAGATCGAACTCGAGGTTGAGCCGGCACCGATGACCGACCGGTGTCGGAACGCTCTCCAGCAGAGTGTCGCGGACGCAGGTGTCGAGTCGCTCTCGCTTCACTCGGGTGCGGCCCACGACGCGATGTACGTCTCGCGGGTGACCGACGCCGGCATGCTCTTTGCACCGTCGCGGGACGGGCTCTCGCACACGCCCCGCGAATGGACTGACTGGGAAGACTGCGCGACCGGTGCTCGAGTCCTGGCGGAAGCGATCCGACGTCTCGCGAGTGAGTGA